From Alienimonas californiensis, a single genomic window includes:
- a CDS encoding putative sugar nucleotidyl transferase, whose protein sequence is MSAPVTLFEDPRWLRLLPLVYLRSVGELLCGAQTLRERTERRVADAGLPAECGLWVRPHLAELTRERTDRPVNEPLAAGSLLLSARGWWRRLPELERPAPWVGTVGSAIACIRADAELAAALSPKTMLNEVRIEALLAGVPREDVSEDVTLMAYPWDLVAHNDALLRADWEDGSPGAGVRGTVHPGSHLLGEDIHIGAGSVVKPCVVIDATEGPVWIGENCTIQPHSFIEGPCYLGDRTLLQPGAVVHEGCTVGRVCKIGGELEASIFHPYSNKQHDGFLGHAVVGSFVNVAADVVASDLKNTYGRIRVPLNGRDVDSGRMFVGPTIGDHSKVGINVSFPTGAVMGFCSSVVGPAAPKFTPSFAWLDSTGGELTVDRYDAARGLAIAKTVMARRQLVMSPAEEAAFLDVRTRALASEHASQVRIESGG, encoded by the coding sequence ATGAGCGCGCCCGTCACCCTGTTCGAGGACCCCCGCTGGCTCCGCCTGCTGCCGTTGGTTTACCTGCGGAGCGTCGGCGAACTGCTATGCGGCGCCCAGACGTTGCGGGAGCGGACCGAACGCCGCGTCGCCGACGCCGGGCTGCCAGCCGAATGCGGTCTATGGGTGCGGCCGCACCTCGCCGAACTGACCCGCGAACGCACCGACCGCCCGGTCAACGAACCGCTGGCGGCGGGCTCGCTCCTGCTGAGCGCCCGCGGCTGGTGGCGGCGGCTGCCGGAGTTGGAGCGGCCGGCGCCGTGGGTCGGCACAGTCGGCTCGGCGATCGCCTGCATCCGTGCGGACGCCGAACTCGCCGCGGCGCTTTCCCCCAAAACGATGCTGAACGAGGTGCGGATCGAAGCGCTGCTCGCCGGCGTGCCGCGGGAGGACGTGTCCGAGGACGTCACCCTGATGGCGTACCCTTGGGACTTGGTCGCCCACAACGACGCCCTGCTGCGGGCCGACTGGGAGGACGGCTCCCCCGGCGCCGGCGTGCGGGGCACGGTTCACCCCGGTTCGCACTTATTGGGGGAGGACATCCACATCGGGGCCGGCTCCGTGGTGAAGCCCTGCGTGGTGATCGACGCGACCGAGGGGCCGGTCTGGATCGGCGAGAACTGCACGATCCAGCCGCACAGTTTCATTGAGGGCCCCTGCTACCTCGGCGACCGCACCCTGCTCCAACCGGGCGCCGTGGTGCACGAAGGCTGCACCGTGGGCCGGGTCTGCAAGATCGGCGGGGAACTGGAGGCGTCCATCTTCCACCCCTACAGCAACAAGCAGCACGACGGCTTCCTGGGCCACGCGGTCGTCGGCAGCTTCGTGAACGTCGCCGCCGACGTGGTCGCCAGCGATTTGAAGAACACCTACGGCCGCATCCGCGTCCCGCTGAACGGCCGCGACGTGGACAGCGGGCGGATGTTCGTCGGCCCCACGATCGGCGACCACAGCAAGGTGGGCATCAACGTGAGCTTCCCCACCGGCGCCGTGATGGGATTCTGCAGCAGCGTGGTCGGCCCGGCGGCACCGAAGTTCACGCCCTCCTTCGCCTGGCTGGACTCGACGGGGGGCGAGTTGACGGTCGACCGCTACGACGCCGCCCGCGGCCTCGCCATCGCCAAAACGGTCATGGCCCGCCGCCAACTGGTCATGAGCCCCGCCGAGGAAGCCGCATTCCTCGACGTCCGCACCCGCGCACTGGCCAGCGAACACGCCTCGCAGGTGCGGATCGAAAGCGGCGGGTAA
- a CDS encoding FMN-dependent NADH-azoreductase, with translation MARLLYVEASPRKQRSHSIAVSRAFLDAYRAANPTDTIEELDVFAEKLPPFDGDTIAAKYAVMGGEDFSQEQKAAWDDVTQRGEKFKSFDKYVFSVPMWNFGISYALKHYIDYITQPGLLFKTTDSGDYEGLCSGPALVICARGGEYNPAMPGGYDYQAPYMKLWCGFVGLSPELLLVQPTLNNGPEAAKQARAEAIEEAKKKAAEF, from the coding sequence ATGGCCCGCCTGCTTTACGTCGAAGCTTCTCCCCGCAAGCAGCGGTCGCATTCCATTGCCGTGTCGCGGGCGTTTCTCGACGCCTACCGGGCCGCGAATCCGACCGACACGATCGAGGAACTGGACGTCTTTGCGGAGAAGCTGCCCCCCTTCGACGGCGACACGATCGCCGCGAAATACGCCGTCATGGGCGGCGAAGACTTCTCGCAGGAGCAGAAGGCCGCTTGGGACGACGTCACCCAGCGGGGCGAGAAGTTCAAGTCGTTCGATAAATACGTCTTCAGCGTGCCGATGTGGAACTTCGGCATCTCCTACGCGCTGAAGCACTACATCGACTACATCACCCAGCCGGGGCTGCTGTTCAAGACGACCGACTCCGGCGACTACGAGGGCCTGTGCAGCGGCCCGGCGCTGGTGATCTGCGCCCGCGGCGGGGAGTACAACCCGGCGATGCCCGGCGGCTACGACTATCAGGCCCCCTACATGAAGCTGTGGTGCGGCTTCGTGGGGCTCTCGCCGGAGTTGCTGCTCGTTCAGCCGACGCTCAACAACGGCCCGGAGGCCGCGAAACAGGCCCGGGCCGAGGCGATCGAGGAGGCGAAGAAAAAAGCCGCCGAGTTCTGA
- a CDS encoding sensor histidine kinase — MTDSPPPRPVAVAWTGTLPWAVPVAIAGLGLSSDSPAWRAAAAAGMLLAAAAAAVWQVFGRYRRDRELAELAEHLRRGTSSPLPLLPPHEPEPDLRDAVRSVARRARRTDATVVELAEDRDRLFAALEGMSEGVLAVDGAERLLLVNRSATALLRLPLGELKGRRVWEVVRRSAVTDACEAVLGGAGRYEAEFEVGSATLALRADPLPGIASAKGAAGAVLQVRDVTDLRRLESMRRDFVSNVSHELKTPIAAISALAETLLDGPLEGPPIARRFLKDIENHADRLHDLVVDVIRLARVESGRDVFDVRRVPVGPAVEEALRGLRAAAVKAGVQLSSVPPPEAAHVRADADALITILDNLLTNALRHTPAGGRATVEWFPDQVDDRPVIRLRVIDTGEGIPPEHLNRVFQRFHRVDPARSREKGGTGLGLAIVKQMVAVFDGAVAVESEPGRGATFTVTLPAA, encoded by the coding sequence GTGACCGATTCGCCCCCGCCGCGGCCGGTTGCGGTGGCGTGGACCGGCACACTGCCGTGGGCGGTCCCGGTGGCGATCGCGGGGCTGGGGCTGTCCTCGGACTCGCCCGCCTGGCGGGCGGCGGCGGCGGCGGGAATGCTGCTCGCGGCGGCGGCGGCGGCCGTGTGGCAGGTCTTCGGCCGCTATCGGCGGGATCGGGAACTGGCGGAACTGGCCGAGCACCTCCGCCGCGGCACCTCTTCTCCCCTCCCGCTGCTGCCCCCCCACGAGCCGGAGCCGGACCTGCGGGACGCCGTCCGCAGCGTCGCCCGCCGCGCCCGCCGCACGGATGCCACGGTGGTCGAACTGGCGGAGGACCGCGACCGTCTGTTCGCCGCCCTGGAAGGTATGAGCGAGGGCGTGCTGGCCGTGGACGGGGCGGAACGGTTGCTGCTGGTGAACCGCTCCGCCACGGCCCTGCTGCGGTTGCCCTTGGGGGAACTGAAGGGCCGCCGGGTGTGGGAGGTGGTCCGCCGCAGCGCCGTCACCGACGCCTGCGAGGCCGTGCTGGGCGGGGCGGGGCGGTACGAGGCGGAGTTCGAAGTCGGCTCGGCGACGCTGGCGCTGCGGGCCGACCCGCTGCCCGGCATCGCCTCGGCGAAGGGCGCCGCGGGTGCCGTGCTGCAGGTTCGGGACGTGACGGACCTCCGCCGGCTCGAGTCGATGCGGCGGGACTTCGTCTCCAACGTCTCCCACGAACTGAAAACGCCGATCGCCGCGATCAGCGCCCTCGCCGAGACGCTGCTGGACGGCCCGCTGGAGGGCCCGCCGATCGCCCGGCGGTTCCTGAAGGACATCGAGAACCACGCCGACCGACTGCACGATCTGGTGGTGGACGTCATCCGCCTGGCCCGGGTGGAAAGCGGGCGGGACGTCTTCGACGTCCGCCGGGTGCCGGTCGGCCCGGCGGTGGAGGAGGCCCTGCGGGGCCTGCGGGCCGCGGCCGTGAAGGCGGGGGTGCAGCTGTCGTCCGTCCCGCCGCCGGAGGCGGCCCACGTGCGGGCGGACGCGGACGCCCTGATCACGATTTTGGACAACCTGCTCACCAACGCCCTCCGTCACACGCCGGCGGGCGGCCGGGCGACGGTCGAGTGGTTCCCCGATCAGGTCGACGACCGACCCGTCATCCGGCTGCGGGTGATCGACACTGGCGAGGGCATTCCCCCGGAGCACCTGAACCGCGTGTTCCAGCGGTTCCACCGCGTCGACCCGGCCCGCAGCCGCGAGAAGGGCGGCACCGGGCTGGGGCTGGCGATCGTCAAACAGATGGTCGCCGTCTTCGACGGCGCCGTCGCCGTGGAGAGCGAACCGGGCCGGGGGGCGACCTTCACCGTAACGCTCCCCGCGGCCTGA
- the phoU gene encoding phosphate signaling complex protein PhoU, whose amino-acid sequence MSLSLSRDMEETHRDILTMCALTEELVGAAVDGLGGTGGLATQLKAADKRVDWYDVQVEERCLRVLALHAPVAEDLRRVVSVLKIAKELERVADLGVHIAERADHAAAAAAAAREAGEARPVGLSDLPALKRVRQTAGVALDMLRRSIDAYVDLDPAKARAVCADDDIVDGLNRETLDEMTAAMRANPAAVDAAVGLFNVSRHLERIADHATNIAKDAIYLVEGQIVRHRKKFPDRRAGETAEERFGPADLQIPHPDSSLAVAS is encoded by the coding sequence ATGTCGCTCTCTCTCAGCCGAGACATGGAGGAGACCCATCGTGACATCCTCACGATGTGCGCGCTGACTGAGGAACTGGTCGGGGCGGCGGTCGACGGTCTGGGCGGGACCGGCGGTCTGGCGACGCAGCTGAAGGCCGCGGACAAGCGCGTCGACTGGTACGACGTGCAGGTCGAGGAGCGCTGCCTGCGGGTGCTCGCGCTGCACGCCCCGGTGGCGGAGGACCTGCGTCGGGTCGTGTCCGTGTTGAAGATCGCGAAGGAACTGGAACGCGTCGCGGACCTGGGCGTCCACATCGCGGAGCGAGCCGATCACGCCGCCGCCGCGGCCGCCGCCGCCCGCGAGGCCGGCGAGGCCCGGCCGGTCGGGCTCAGCGATCTGCCCGCGTTGAAGCGGGTCCGGCAGACGGCCGGGGTGGCGCTGGACATGCTCCGTCGCAGCATTGACGCCTACGTCGATCTCGACCCCGCCAAGGCCCGGGCGGTGTGCGCCGACGACGACATCGTCGACGGCCTGAACCGGGAAACGCTCGACGAGATGACCGCCGCGATGCGGGCGAACCCCGCCGCGGTCGACGCCGCCGTCGGGCTGTTCAACGTCTCCCGCCATCTGGAGCGGATCGCCGACCACGCGACCAACATTGCCAAGGACGCGATCTACCTCGTCGAGGGGCAGATCGTGCGGCACCGCAAAAAGTTCCCGGACCGCCGGGCCGGCGAAACGGCGGAGGAACGGTTCGGCCCCGCCGATTTACAGATCCCGCATCCGGATTCCTCGCTCGCCGTCGCGTCCTGA
- a CDS encoding response regulator: MPRRTILIVEDERSLAEVLAYNLESEGHEVHVARDGRDGLSKARALLPDLIVLDLMLPVMDGLAVCRELRSDARTKGVRVLMLTAKGEEVDELVGFHMGADDYVTKPFKMKPLVARVRSLLRRPDAEEAEADKVSGAGLEVDRERHTATAGGEDLNLTPTEFRLLWTLMRQPGRPFSRHELMDASRGGDANALERTIDVHVRSLRQKLGDRAETVETVRGVGYRFNENAVAAD, encoded by the coding sequence ATGCCCCGCAGGACCATTCTGATCGTCGAGGACGAACGCAGCCTCGCCGAAGTGCTCGCCTACAACCTGGAGTCGGAAGGTCACGAGGTGCACGTCGCCCGGGACGGCCGGGACGGACTCTCCAAGGCCCGGGCGCTGCTGCCGGACCTGATCGTGCTCGATCTGATGCTCCCGGTGATGGACGGGCTGGCCGTCTGCCGAGAACTTCGCAGCGACGCCCGCACCAAAGGCGTGCGGGTGCTGATGCTCACGGCGAAGGGGGAGGAGGTCGACGAGTTGGTCGGTTTCCACATGGGGGCGGACGACTACGTCACCAAGCCGTTCAAGATGAAGCCGCTTGTGGCCCGAGTTCGCAGCCTGCTCCGCCGGCCGGACGCCGAGGAAGCCGAGGCGGACAAGGTTTCCGGCGCCGGGTTAGAAGTGGACCGTGAACGGCACACCGCGACCGCCGGGGGGGAGGACCTGAACCTCACGCCCACGGAGTTCCGCCTGCTCTGGACGCTGATGCGGCAACCCGGGCGGCCGTTCAGCCGGCATGAACTGATGGACGCCAGCCGCGGCGGCGACGCTAACGCCCTGGAACGCACCATCGACGTGCACGTCCGCAGCCTGCGGCAGAAGCTCGGCGATCGGGCGGAAACCGTGGAGACGGTCCGCGGCGTCGGCTACCGCTTCAACGAGAACGCCGTCGCCGCGGACTGA
- a CDS encoding Gfo/Idh/MocA family protein, with protein sequence MSSLKRRTFLQATGAAVALSGVRSASARTAANEEIGMGLIGAGGRGGQVSGGFKKLPGVKFVAVADPDESRAKKLAGSLGAEKVYTDLRKLLDDPAVDAVIITTCNHWHCLAAVWAMQAGKDVYVEKPLSHTQWEGRQVVNAARKYDRICQLGTQQRSDPMQTEIKQFLHEEKALGEIEYVQANRFGVRGPIGKREKPLEIPKEVDYDLWLGPAQEEPLYRSNLHYDWHWDWNTGSGEMGNWGVHVLDDVRNVVFQDEVTLPTRIVATGGRVGWDDAGDTPNVHYAYFDTGKIPTIIALSNLWSNPDTKKGSWSSRAGRKVSGPGTGYVVTCEGGSYVGGRGSGTAYDADGKEMRKFKGGDMDRIHFQNFLDAVRSRKKEELHAEIEVGHHSTGWCNLANVGFRAGGEVPGKGAANLDVGTDVWPKVLEEMAAQLKPFGVRPTDDVIHTSPMLTHDPETERFTGEHAEAANAFLKRKYRDGFVVPEIG encoded by the coding sequence ATGTCCAGTTTGAAACGGCGTACGTTCCTCCAGGCGACCGGCGCCGCCGTCGCGCTTTCCGGCGTGCGGTCCGCCTCCGCCCGCACGGCGGCGAACGAGGAGATCGGCATGGGCCTGATCGGCGCCGGCGGCCGCGGCGGACAGGTCAGCGGGGGCTTCAAGAAGCTTCCGGGGGTGAAGTTCGTCGCCGTCGCCGACCCGGACGAGAGCCGGGCCAAGAAGCTCGCCGGCTCGCTGGGGGCCGAGAAGGTTTACACCGACCTGCGCAAACTGCTGGACGATCCGGCGGTGGACGCGGTGATCATCACCACCTGCAATCACTGGCACTGCCTCGCCGCGGTCTGGGCGATGCAAGCGGGCAAGGACGTCTACGTCGAGAAGCCGCTGTCCCACACCCAGTGGGAAGGCCGTCAGGTCGTCAACGCGGCCCGGAAGTACGACCGCATCTGCCAGCTCGGCACCCAGCAACGGAGCGATCCGATGCAGACCGAGATCAAGCAGTTCCTCCACGAGGAGAAGGCCCTCGGCGAGATCGAGTACGTCCAGGCGAACCGCTTCGGCGTCCGCGGCCCCATCGGCAAGCGGGAGAAGCCGCTGGAGATCCCGAAGGAGGTCGACTACGACCTCTGGCTCGGCCCGGCCCAGGAGGAACCGCTGTACCGCAGTAACCTCCACTATGACTGGCACTGGGACTGGAACACCGGCAGCGGCGAGATGGGCAACTGGGGCGTCCACGTGCTGGACGACGTCCGCAACGTCGTCTTCCAAGACGAAGTCACCCTGCCGACCCGCATCGTGGCAACCGGCGGTCGCGTCGGCTGGGACGACGCCGGCGACACGCCGAACGTCCACTACGCCTATTTCGACACCGGCAAGATTCCCACGATCATCGCCCTGAGCAATCTCTGGTCGAATCCCGACACGAAGAAGGGCAGCTGGTCCTCCCGGGCCGGCCGCAAGGTCAGCGGGCCGGGCACCGGCTACGTCGTGACCTGCGAGGGCGGCTCCTACGTCGGCGGTCGCGGCTCCGGCACAGCCTACGACGCCGACGGCAAGGAGATGCGGAAGTTTAAGGGCGGCGACATGGACCGCATCCACTTCCAGAACTTCCTCGACGCAGTCCGCTCCCGGAAGAAGGAAGAGCTGCACGCGGAGATCGAGGTCGGCCACCACTCGACCGGCTGGTGCAATCTGGCCAACGTCGGCTTCCGGGCCGGCGGGGAAGTGCCCGGCAAGGGCGCCGCGAATCTGGACGTCGGCACCGACGTCTGGCCGAAGGTGCTGGAGGAGATGGCCGCCCAGCTCAAGCCGTTCGGCGTCCGCCCCACGGACGACGTGATCCACACCAGCCCGATGCTGACCCACGACCCGGAAACGGAACGCTTCACCGGCGAACACGCCGAGGCCGCCAACGCGTTCCTCAAGCGGAAGTACCGCGACGGCTTCGTCGTGCCCGAAATCGGCTGA
- a CDS encoding Gfo/Idh/MocA family protein: MSAPATRRSFLGAAASAAVAGPLVCRQFAFGRPSAADKIAVAVLGLGNQGFNDTKAFLQNADCRVVGVCDVNTASHGYRDASQFCGREPGKKLVDDFYKETGSGCFAEADWRKVVGRKDVDAIVIVTPDHHHEAQTIAALEAGHDVYCEKPLSWSVAEGRRMVEAAERTGRVTQTGSMHRSEKDAVKFVDFVRAGGVGDIQAITTFIAPNNAVGPGPGWTPDPIPQGFDYAAWLGPAPKVPYHKDRCFYRFRFVSDYSGGQITNFGAHSNDLAGWCLGEPEPVAVVPMEATYPEPGSLFSTAEFSRYRLEFADAPPVVCQTDDRKFGLRVEGTDGWAEHGYGDARFSSPALQKAFQAFAAAEGTSLAHPSLTLPTDSARLDNHVADFLRCVKTRETTVAPLAKGHYTAKLCHLGSLTLGLKDGYGERFAWDHDAERFTAAPSADLLAEANRRLDPRGA; this comes from the coding sequence ATGTCCGCCCCCGCCACCCGTCGTTCGTTCCTCGGCGCCGCCGCCTCGGCCGCCGTCGCCGGGCCGCTCGTCTGCCGGCAGTTCGCCTTCGGCCGCCCCAGCGCCGCGGACAAGATCGCCGTCGCCGTCCTCGGCCTGGGCAATCAGGGGTTCAACGACACGAAGGCCTTCCTGCAGAACGCCGACTGCCGGGTCGTCGGCGTGTGCGACGTGAACACGGCCTCGCACGGTTACCGCGACGCCAGCCAGTTCTGCGGCCGCGAGCCCGGCAAGAAGCTGGTGGACGACTTCTATAAGGAGACCGGCTCCGGCTGCTTCGCGGAGGCCGATTGGCGGAAGGTCGTCGGCCGGAAGGACGTCGACGCGATCGTGATCGTCACGCCGGATCACCATCACGAAGCGCAGACGATTGCCGCCCTCGAAGCCGGGCACGACGTGTACTGCGAGAAGCCGCTGAGCTGGTCGGTCGCCGAGGGCCGGCGGATGGTCGAGGCCGCCGAACGCACCGGCCGCGTCACGCAGACCGGCAGCATGCACCGCAGCGAGAAGGACGCGGTGAAATTCGTGGACTTCGTCCGGGCCGGCGGGGTGGGCGACATCCAGGCGATCACCACGTTCATCGCCCCCAACAACGCCGTCGGCCCCGGCCCCGGCTGGACGCCGGACCCGATTCCCCAGGGCTTCGACTACGCCGCCTGGCTCGGCCCGGCGCCGAAGGTCCCGTACCACAAGGATCGCTGCTTCTACCGGTTCCGCTTCGTCTCGGACTACAGCGGCGGGCAGATCACCAACTTCGGCGCCCACAGCAACGACCTCGCCGGCTGGTGCCTGGGCGAGCCCGAACCGGTCGCCGTGGTTCCGATGGAGGCGACCTACCCGGAGCCGGGCTCGCTGTTCAGCACCGCGGAGTTCAGCCGGTATCGCTTGGAGTTCGCCGACGCCCCGCCCGTCGTCTGCCAGACCGACGACCGCAAGTTCGGCCTGCGGGTGGAGGGAACCGACGGCTGGGCCGAGCACGGCTACGGCGACGCCCGGTTCTCCTCCCCGGCGCTCCAGAAGGCGTTCCAGGCGTTCGCCGCGGCGGAGGGGACCTCGCTGGCTCACCCCTCGCTGACCCTGCCGACGGACTCCGCCCGGCTGGACAACCACGTCGCCGACTTCCTCCGCTGCGTGAAGACGCGGGAGACGACCGTCGCCCCGCTGGCGAAGGGGCACTACACCGCCAAGCTGTGCCACCTCGGCTCGCTCACGCTGGGGCTGAAGGACGGCTACGGCGAGCGGTTCGCCTGGGACCACGACGCCGAACGCTTCACCGCCGCCCCCTCCGCCGATCTGCTGGCCGAAGCCAACCGCCGGCTCGACCCGCGGGGGGCGTGA
- the csrA gene encoding carbon storage regulator CsrA codes for MLVLSRKKDEKIMIGEDVTLMVIEIRGDKVRLGIDAPKDVSVHREEVFNAIRRERDVAGADV; via the coding sequence ATGCTGGTACTGAGCCGCAAGAAGGACGAGAAGATCATGATCGGAGAGGACGTCACCCTGATGGTGATCGAGATCCGCGGGGACAAGGTCCGGCTGGGAATCGACGCTCCGAAGGACGTCTCCGTTCATCGTGAAGAGGTGTTCAACGCCATCCGTCGCGAACGCGACGTGGCCGGCGCCGACGTCTGA
- a CDS encoding MOSC N-terminal beta barrel domain-containing protein — MSDSAPGSAADDAAEAAATPPGPELRIGRITVFPIKSLDGVGVDAAAVLPSGALAWDRRFALFEPDGSVVNGKREPRVHRVAARFDLSGECVTVGPRTATEPDGGGGEPGPGSRTFSLHDDREELEAFLSRMLARSVRLREDQRTGFPDDEISPGPTVITAATIATIAGWFDLPPDEVRRRFRTNFELTAQGTGTAEPFAEDRLVPEPGQEIEFWAGEGRFVGTGACQRCVVPTRDSRTGAAMRGFQKEFANLRRRTLPRFAPDSGFDHFFRLAVNTRPLGRSRGGGNGGVVRVGDAVRIIGSRPEMERSDPSSAEESESRRSGRTGSSGSRTGRRR, encoded by the coding sequence ATGAGCGATTCCGCCCCCGGGTCCGCCGCCGACGACGCCGCGGAAGCCGCCGCCACCCCGCCCGGGCCGGAACTGCGCATCGGTCGCATCACCGTCTTCCCCATCAAGAGTCTGGACGGCGTCGGGGTGGACGCCGCCGCGGTGCTGCCCAGCGGAGCGTTGGCCTGGGACCGCCGGTTCGCCCTGTTCGAGCCGGACGGCAGCGTGGTGAACGGCAAGCGGGAGCCGCGGGTGCATCGGGTGGCCGCCCGATTCGACCTCAGCGGGGAGTGCGTGACCGTCGGCCCGCGGACCGCGACGGAGCCGGACGGCGGCGGGGGCGAGCCGGGGCCGGGGTCGCGGACCTTCTCCCTGCACGACGACCGCGAGGAGTTGGAAGCGTTCCTATCCCGGATGCTGGCCCGCTCGGTGCGGCTGCGGGAGGATCAGCGGACCGGCTTTCCGGACGACGAAATCTCCCCCGGGCCGACGGTCATCACCGCCGCCACGATCGCCACGATCGCCGGCTGGTTCGACCTGCCCCCGGACGAGGTCCGCCGGCGATTCCGGACGAACTTCGAACTGACGGCCCAGGGCACCGGCACCGCGGAGCCCTTCGCCGAGGACCGGCTGGTGCCGGAGCCGGGGCAGGAGATCGAGTTCTGGGCCGGCGAGGGGCGGTTCGTGGGGACCGGCGCCTGCCAGCGGTGCGTCGTGCCGACCCGCGACAGCCGCACCGGGGCCGCGATGCGGGGGTTCCAAAAGGAGTTCGCGAACCTCCGGCGACGCACGCTGCCGCGGTTCGCCCCGGACTCGGGATTCGACCACTTCTTCCGCCTGGCGGTGAACACGCGGCCGCTGGGCCGCAGCCGGGGCGGGGGAAACGGCGGGGTCGTGCGGGTGGGCGACGCGGTGCGGATCATCGGCTCCCGGCCGGAGATGGAGCGGTCGGACCCTTCGTCTGCCGAGGAATCCGAGAGCCGGCGGAGCGGCAGAACCGGCAGTTCCGGGTCCCGCACGGGTCGGCGCCGTTGA
- a CDS encoding cysteine hydrolase family protein has product MSDSASDSSSGDDRCRVALLLIDFVNDLDFPEGEDLRPHAEAAAEKAADLKRRARAAGVPTIYVNDNFGRWRSDFAATLDHAARDGSRGKRLTELIAPDKDDYFVLKPRHSGFYRTVLEELLGDLEADTLVLTGIAGNICVLMTAHDALLRNYRVVVPRDACASNAPELNEAALEQMRLVCKANVLDAAEVDFEELKRRDWDACE; this is encoded by the coding sequence GTGTCCGACTCTGCCTCCGACTCCTCATCCGGCGACGACCGCTGCCGCGTCGCCCTGTTGCTGATCGACTTCGTCAACGATCTGGATTTCCCCGAGGGGGAGGATCTGCGACCGCACGCCGAGGCCGCCGCGGAAAAGGCCGCGGACCTCAAGCGCAGGGCCCGGGCCGCGGGCGTGCCGACGATCTACGTGAACGACAACTTCGGCCGCTGGCGGAGCGACTTCGCCGCCACGCTCGACCACGCCGCCCGGGACGGCAGCCGCGGCAAACGGCTGACCGAACTGATCGCCCCGGACAAGGACGACTACTTCGTCCTCAAGCCGCGGCACAGCGGGTTTTACCGGACCGTCCTCGAGGAACTACTGGGCGATCTGGAGGCGGACACGCTGGTTCTCACGGGGATCGCGGGGAACATCTGCGTGCTGATGACCGCCCACGACGCCCTGCTGCGGAACTACCGGGTGGTCGTCCCGCGGGACGCCTGCGCCTCGAACGCCCCGGAACTGAACGAGGCGGCTCTGGAGCAGATGCGGCTCGTCTGCAAAGCGAACGTGCTCGACGCCGCGGAGGTCGATTTCGAAGAACTGAAGCGCCGCGACTGGGATGCGTGCGAATAA